The nucleotide sequence AGTCGAAGTTGGGAAAGAGCGCCGAAAACAGCCCCAACCCAAACAGAATGGCTGAACGCTTGAGAATGCGCACCATCGTGCGGCCGTGCGTTTCAGGCTGCCGCCGCGCCCCATCCAGCGCATACACAATACTGACACCCACAATGAACAGAAAGAAGGGAAATATCAGGTCGGTGGGCGTACAGCCGTGCCAGGCAGCGTGTTCGAGCGGCACATAGATGTGGCCCCAGTCGCCGGGGTTGTTCACCAAAATCATGGCCGCCACCGTGATACCGCGAAACACGTCGAGTGAGACAAGCCGCCCAGGCTGGGAAGCTTCAACCAGTGGCTGCGCGTGGGTGGTTTCGAGGGCGGCTTGGGAGGTACGGGTGGTCATGAAGTTGAAATCAGGAACAAGGAAAAGGTAGGTTAGACGGCCTATTTATTTCTCGGCCGTGGGACTGGTCAGGCAGCTAAATCTTCTGGGCCACCAGCTTCACTAAGCGGCAGGTTTCTTTCGAAAAGTCAGCTACGCTTAGCGGCTCTTCGTAGCGAATAATCTGGAAGTTAGCGGCAGCATACAGGTGCTGCAATTCGTTTGTAGCAAACCCAATCGTCTTACCGGATTGGTTATTGCGGGTTTGGTTGACTTCAACGTGAAAGTTCTCGAATACGAGCAAGCCCCCGGGCCTAAGTGCCGCCTGCACCTGCGCTACGTGCGTACCTTCGTCGGCGTAGCACAGCACAATTAGGTCCCACTGGTTGGTACCCCAGTTATACGTATTTGCGTCGTGCTCAATAGTAGTTAGGCAGACGCCTAAGCGCTGCGCCTGTTGCTGAGCGTAGACTAGGGCTTGATCTGCAATGTCTACGCCGGTGACCTGCCACCCTTGCTGAGCTAGGTATAGGGCGTTGCGACCCTCCCCCATGTTCACATCCAGCGCCTTGCCAGCTCTGCAGTCTTCTACTGCCTCCAGTAGCAACCTGTTAGGCTGGGCGTTGAAGCGCGTGTTTCGCCAGGTGGCATCCAGCAGGAAGTGGTTCCAAAGGCCACGGTCGTATTCAAGTTGCTCGTTTGGCGTGGCATCAACTGGGGGCGGCGGATAGCTAGCGGACTGCGAAGGACCAGGCTGTTGCATGACCAGTTACTAATGGATATAAAACGGCTTTTCTCTCACGAAGCTACTTTTCAGAACTTCCACCGCACAAATGCTTCGATGCCCTCGTACTCGGGCAGGCCGAGTTGGTCGTAGATGCGGGCGGTGGTGCGGTTACGCTCTTCGGCGCGCTGCCAGAACTCGCGCTGGTCGGCGCCGGGGAACAGCGGCCGGTCTTTCTGCGACTGATGCTTGAAAATAGCCCGGCGCTTGCGCGTGAGTTCCTCAGGGGAAAGCGGCACGGCCATTTCAATCCGGTCGATGTCCCACTCCTGCCAGGCGCCGCGATAGAGCCACACCCAGCAGTCTTGTAGCCACTGCGCACCCTCTTCTTGGAGGCGCTGCACGGCCTGCATAATGGCGGCCAAACACACGCGGTGGGTGCCGTGCGGGTCACTCAGGTCGCCGGCGGCGTAGATTTGCTGGGGCTGAATGCGGTCAAGCAGTTCCATGGTTAGTTGGATATCCTCGTCGCTAAGGGGCTTTTTGCGCACGCGGCCAGTTTCATAGAACGGCAACTCCTGGAAGTGGGCCCGTTCCTGCGGCACCCCCACGTAGCGGCAGGCACTTTTCGCTTCGCCACGCCGAATGAGGCCCTTTATCTGCTGCACTTCGTTGGAATCCACCTGGCCGGGCTGCTTGTTTTCCAAGAACTCCACCACGCGCTGATACAGGGTTTCGGCGGGCTGGTCGTCGAAGCGAAACGCCTCGTCGTAGTCGGCTACGAACTCGGCAAACCGGATGGCTTCGTCATCGAACACCGCAATGTTGCCGGAGGTCTGGTACGCCACGTGCACCTCGTGGCCCTGATCGACCAGCCGAATCAGGGTGCCGCCCATGGAAATAACGTCGTCGTCGGGGTGCGGACTGAAAACAAGTACGCGCTTCGGAAAAGGAGCGGCGCGCTCGGGGCGGTGGGTGTCGTCGGCGTGGGGCTTGCCGCCCGGCCAGCCAGTAATGGTGTGTTGCAGTTCGTTGAAAACCCGGATGTTGATAGAATAGGCCGGACCTGATTCAGCCAACAAACCAGACAACCCATTCTCGTTGTAGTCTTCGTCGGTGAGCTTGAGAATAGGCTTTTCCGTTCGGCGAGCCAGCCAGGTCAACGCTTTCCGAACCAAGGCCTCATCCTGCCAATTGCAGGGCACGTTGGCTAGCCAAGGCGTTTTTTGGGGGCTTAGCTCGGCGGCGGCCGCTTCGTCGAGCACGGCTTGCACGGCGGGGTGGTGCTGCAAGTAAGTGGCGGGCACGGTATCGGTTGGCTCGCCTTCCACCATGCGTTTCACCACGGCGGCCTTGCCTTCGCCCCACGCCAGCAGCACAATGTTGCGAGCTTCGAGAATGGTGCCCACGCCCATGGTCAGGGCGCGGCGCGGTACGTTTTCCTCGCCGTAGAAGTCGGAGGCGGCGTCGGTGCGGGTGATGTGGTCGAGGGTGATCATGCGGGTGCGCGACTCCGAACCAGACCCCGGCTCGTTGAACCCGATGTGGCCAGTACGCCCGATACCCAGCAATTGCCAATCAATACCGCCCGCTTCCTGAATCTGCTGCTCGTAGCGGCGGCAGTAGTCGGCCACCTGCTCGATGGGCACGGTGCCGTCGGGGATGTGCACGTTTTCCGGCTTGATGTCGATGTGGTCGAACAAGTACTCGCGCATGAAGCGCACGTAGCTCTGCAACGAGTCGGGCGCCATGGGGTAGTATTCGTCGAGGTTGAAGCTCACCACATTCTGGAAGCTCAAGCCTTCTTCGCGGTGCAGCCGCACCAGTTCCTCGTACACCCGCGTCGGCGACGAGCCGGTGGCCAGCCCGAGCACCGCCGTACGACCCTCGGCGGCGCGCTGCCGGATGAAGGCCGCCAACTCACGTGCCACGGTGGAGGAGGCCAGCTCGGAATCAGGGAACACTCGGACGGGGACGCGGGAAGTGGCAGCAACGTTGACCATGAAAGCAAACGAATGAAGTGAGCGGGAAAGCTGAAGCTTTTCGAAGAGGATTCAAAGTCAAATAATTGCTAAATTAAATCACATATATAGTTGGTTAGCCTTACCGAGCTTTCTAGTTTAGGCCCAGTCTTTTTTGTTCACCGGGCTCTATATTCTGCTTTAGGGCTATTGAGCACATAGCAGCTCGGTGATTTTAGCTATTCCCGATGGTCGTCATTTGGCTTTGTTGTCCGACGCTCTCTTCGCAGTCCATCCACTGTTGGCCGGGCCGCCGCTGCACGTAGCAGCCGCGGCCCGGCCACTTGCTTTTTACCTTCTTTCACCCCACCCTCTCCCTCCCTCACTATGAAAAGACTTTACTTGCTGCCTGCGGCTTTTTGCGTACTGGTGGCTCCACCAGGTTTTGCCCAAGCGCAACGCACCATTACTGGCGCTGTTACTGCTACCGATGGTAGCGCCCTACCAGGCGTGACAGTCCTCGTGAAAGGAACTACTACCGGCACGAGCACTGGCCCCGACGGCCGCTACACCATCCAGGTAGCACCGGGTAGTACCCTCACGTTTAGTTTTATTGGGTATACCACCCTAGAGCGGGCTGTTGGCGAAAGTACCACCCTTGATATCAGCCTCCGTGACAATGCCACCCAACTAAAAGACGTAGTGGTGACGGGCTTTAATATCGCACAAGACCGCCGCCAGCTCAATTATGGGGTGCAGCAGATAGAGGGCAAAGAGCTGGTGGATACCCGCCAAACCAATATTGTAAATGCCTTGCAAGGCAAGATTGCTGGCGTAAACATCACCTCCTCGGGTGGAGCACCAGGCGAAGGAGCTTCCATTGTGATTCGGGGAGGTAACTCGCTCGATGGCGACAACCAGCCGCTGTTCGTAATTGACGGTGTGATAATGGATAACTCCTCGTTTGCCGAGTCGACGGCGCCAGGTGGAGGCTCGGGTTTCAACGGCCTCTTAGGCCGCTCGGTAGGCACTACCAACCGGGCCTCTGACCTCAACCCGGAAGATATTGCCAGTATCACGGTGCTGAAAGGCCCCGCGGCTTCGGCGCTCTATGGCTTGCGGGCAGGCAATGGTGCCGTTATCATCACCACCAAAAAAGGCTCGTCTGGCCGCACCACTATCACCTACCGCACCCAGTATTCGGTAGACGAGGTCAACCGGCTGCCTACTCTCCAGGATCAGTATAAGCAGGGTACTAATGGAGTGTTTGATCCGAGTGTTCGTACGTCATGGGGGCCGCAGTTCGGTTCGGAAGAGACGGTGTACGACAACCTAGGCAATGTATTCCGCACGGGTACAAGCTTCCAAAACTACCTGACCATGTCGGGTGGCTCCGACAAGGCGACGTTTTTTCTGTCGGCCTCGCACTTACTGCAGAATGGCGTGGTACCCGAAAGCCAGTACGATAAAACATCGGTTCGGCTGTCGGGCACCGCTAAATTTTC is from Hymenobacter tibetensis and encodes:
- a CDS encoding class I SAM-dependent methyltransferase, with translation MQQPGPSQSASYPPPPVDATPNEQLEYDRGLWNHFLLDATWRNTRFNAQPNRLLLEAVEDCRAGKALDVNMGEGRNALYLAQQGWQVTGVDIADQALVYAQQQAQRLGVCLTTIEHDANTYNWGTNQWDLIVLCYADEGTHVAQVQAALRPGGLLVFENFHVEVNQTRNNQSGKTIGFATNELQHLYAAANFQIIRYEEPLSVADFSKETCRLVKLVAQKI
- the nagB gene encoding glucosamine-6-phosphate deaminase, with the translated sequence MVNVAATSRVPVRVFPDSELASSTVARELAAFIRQRAAEGRTAVLGLATGSSPTRVYEELVRLHREEGLSFQNVVSFNLDEYYPMAPDSLQSYVRFMREYLFDHIDIKPENVHIPDGTVPIEQVADYCRRYEQQIQEAGGIDWQLLGIGRTGHIGFNEPGSGSESRTRMITLDHITRTDAASDFYGEENVPRRALTMGVGTILEARNIVLLAWGEGKAAVVKRMVEGEPTDTVPATYLQHHPAVQAVLDEAAAAELSPQKTPWLANVPCNWQDEALVRKALTWLARRTEKPILKLTDEDYNENGLSGLLAESGPAYSINIRVFNELQHTITGWPGGKPHADDTHRPERAAPFPKRVLVFSPHPDDDVISMGGTLIRLVDQGHEVHVAYQTSGNIAVFDDEAIRFAEFVADYDEAFRFDDQPAETLYQRVVEFLENKQPGQVDSNEVQQIKGLIRRGEAKSACRYVGVPQERAHFQELPFYETGRVRKKPLSDEDIQLTMELLDRIQPQQIYAAGDLSDPHGTHRVCLAAIMQAVQRLQEEGAQWLQDCWVWLYRGAWQEWDIDRIEMAVPLSPEELTRKRRAIFKHQSQKDRPLFPGADQREFWQRAEERNRTTARIYDQLGLPEYEGIEAFVRWKF